Proteins found in one Acidobacteriota bacterium genomic segment:
- a CDS encoding acyltransferase — protein MTDPFRGSIHKELADGKKSLSAKYGTLVVGRKGLLALLKYEIITGLFSGFPGALGFFLRKIFFPCLLGETGRGVVFGRGITLRHPHKIRIGARTVIDDQVVLDAKGEANEGIVVGEDCYIGRGTILSCKEGSIHLGDFCNISAHCTLLSETVIRLGRYCFLAGNCYLVAGGNHRFDDLETPIMFQPSVGKGGIGIEDDVWLGAGVMVLDGANIGRGTVVGAGSVVTASLPEFSFARGARMLKIQSRRDIQ, from the coding sequence ATGACCGATCCTTTCCGGGGAAGCATCCATAAGGAGCTTGCGGACGGTAAAAAATCCCTGTCCGCAAAATACGGCACCCTCGTCGTCGGCCGCAAAGGCCTGCTCGCTCTCTTGAAATATGAAATCATCACCGGTTTGTTTTCCGGTTTTCCCGGCGCCCTCGGGTTCTTTCTCAGAAAGATCTTTTTTCCGTGTCTTCTCGGAGAAACCGGCCGCGGCGTGGTTTTCGGCCGGGGCATCACCCTGCGGCACCCCCATAAAATCCGCATCGGAGCCCGGACCGTCATCGATGACCAGGTCGTTCTGGACGCCAAAGGCGAAGCCAATGAGGGGATTGTTGTGGGCGAGGACTGTTACATCGGACGGGGAACCATTCTGAGTTGCAAGGAAGGCTCCATTCATCTCGGGGATTTTTGCAACATTTCGGCCCATTGCACGTTGCTTTCGGAAACGGTGATCCGCCTCGGCCGGTATTGTTTTCTGGCCGGCAACTGTTATCTGGTTGCGGGCGGCAACCACCGGTTTGACGATCTCGAAACCCCGATCATGTTTCAGCCCTCCGTGGGCAAGGGGGGGATCGGGATCGAAGACGATGTCTGGCTGGGCGCCGGGGTCATGGTTCTGGACGGAGCGAACATCGGCCGCGGAACCGTCGTCGGCGCCGGTTCCGTGGTGACGGCGTCGCTTCCGGAATTCTCCTTCGCCCGCGGCGCACGGATGCTGAAGATCCAGAGCCGCCGGGACATCCAGTAA
- a CDS encoding radical SAM protein, with the protein MTKTDYYRRLVDIFLAYKRRRTVLNYAPIRLWIEPTSHCNLKCVMCPNKDLKPADRGFMDVALFQGLIDEMRDSVHEINLTHRGESLLHPGFFDMVRYAAGSGVVTKLHTNATLLDEDKARALLESGLDQLTFSFDGYDKEAYEKIRVNADFDKTLARIEGFLRLKKDLQARKPYTILELIDFPEIAEKNPGGRKAFLQKFKDLPVDHIRVKEMHNWAGEISPRPKKAGYSPCTFLWASLIIFWDGRVLPCTQDFHGVLSPGRFGRESLMDIWNGGAMVELRERAVRGDIDDLHPCNACDRPWRKRFLGVPRDYILRLLLRRMP; encoded by the coding sequence ATGACAAAAACAGACTACTACCGGCGGCTGGTTGACATTTTTCTCGCCTACAAACGGCGGCGGACGGTTCTGAACTACGCGCCCATCCGGCTGTGGATCGAACCCACAAGCCACTGCAATCTCAAGTGCGTCATGTGCCCGAACAAGGATCTCAAGCCGGCGGATCGGGGTTTCATGGACGTCGCCCTGTTCCAGGGCCTCATTGATGAAATGCGCGACTCCGTCCATGAGATCAATCTCACCCACAGGGGGGAATCCCTCCTTCATCCCGGGTTTTTCGACATGGTCCGCTATGCGGCCGGCTCGGGAGTCGTGACTAAACTTCACACCAACGCCACTTTGCTCGACGAGGACAAAGCCCGCGCCCTGCTCGAATCCGGTTTGGACCAACTGACATTTTCATTCGACGGGTACGACAAGGAGGCCTACGAAAAGATCCGGGTCAACGCCGATTTCGATAAAACCCTGGCCCGAATCGAAGGGTTTCTCCGACTCAAAAAGGACCTTCAAGCCCGGAAACCCTATACCATCCTGGAATTGATCGATTTTCCCGAAATCGCCGAAAAGAACCCCGGCGGCCGAAAGGCTTTTTTGCAGAAGTTCAAGGACCTTCCGGTCGACCACATCCGCGTCAAGGAGATGCACAACTGGGCCGGCGAAATCTCCCCCCGGCCGAAAAAAGCCGGATATTCCCCCTGCACATTCCTCTGGGCTTCCCTGATCATTTTCTGGGACGGCCGCGTGCTTCCCTGCACCCAGGATTTCCACGGCGTCCTGTCCCCGGGACGTTTCGGCCGCGAAAGCCTGATGGACATCTGGAACGGCGGGGCCATGGTCGAACTCCGGGAAAGAGCCGTCCGCGGCGACATCGACGACCTTCATCCCTGCAACGCCTGTGACCGTCCCTGGCGCAAACGGTTCCTCGGCGTCCCCCGGGACTATATTCTCCGGCT
- the rsmA gene encoding 16S rRNA (adenine(1518)-N(6)/adenine(1519)-N(6))-dimethyltransferase RsmA: MKRSRRHALGQHFLDNPSLLNKIAALVAPGPEETVLEIGAGEGALTRALAERAGRVIAIEKDHRLIPALQESVPSNVAVIEGDILDMDLDRLIRELNTGPLTVAGNLPYSISTPLLFKILDSRVSFKACFFLLQKEVADRLGAGPGTKAYAPLSILFQNVFAVRREFAVRPGSFRPPPKVDSAFVSLRPRAEPLFREGGDPGFRNFLRSAFAQRRKILRKNLEPGWGAASLVTAWESLSLEPKARAEELAPERLAALYRHLSSSLENSA, translated from the coding sequence ATGAAACGATCGCGCCGGCACGCTCTCGGCCAGCATTTTCTGGACAACCCCTCCCTTCTCAACAAAATCGCCGCGCTCGTCGCCCCGGGCCCGGAAGAAACCGTTCTGGAAATCGGCGCCGGGGAAGGCGCCCTGACACGGGCCCTGGCCGAAAGAGCCGGCCGGGTGATCGCCATCGAAAAAGATCATCGTCTGATTCCGGCGTTGCAAGAATCCGTCCCGTCCAACGTCGCCGTCATCGAGGGAGATATCCTCGACATGGACCTCGACCGTCTGATCCGTGAACTGAACACCGGCCCGTTGACCGTCGCCGGCAACCTTCCCTATTCCATCTCCACCCCGCTTCTTTTCAAAATCCTCGATTCGAGAGTCTCTTTCAAAGCCTGTTTTTTTCTCCTTCAGAAGGAGGTCGCCGACCGTCTGGGGGCCGGCCCCGGCACGAAAGCCTATGCGCCGCTGTCCATCCTTTTTCAAAACGTGTTCGCCGTCCGGCGGGAATTCGCCGTCCGCCCCGGTTCTTTCCGGCCGCCCCCCAAGGTGGATTCGGCCTTCGTCTCCCTTCGGCCGAGAGCCGAGCCCCTGTTCCGGGAAGGCGGGGATCCGGGATTCCGGAACTTTCTGAGGTCCGCCTTCGCCCAACGCCGCAAGATTCTTCGAAAAAATCTTGAGCCGGGATGGGGAGCCGCATCCCTCGTTACGGCTTGGGAAAGCCTGTCTCTCGAACCCAAGGCCCGAGCCGAAGAACTCGCCCCGGAACGCCTCGCGGCCCTCTACCGTCACCTGTCCTCTTCCCTGGAAAATTCGGCGTGA
- a CDS encoding ChbG/HpnK family deacetylase produces the protein MIRRAIINADDFGLCRGVNEGIIEAHDSGILSSASLMVNMPGFDHAVELARGRPKLGVGVHLNIIRGVPVAPPGRVAGLLCASGSFTGSPYTVLKRLMSGELCRAEIEREFRAQVEKVLASGIVPDHLDSEKHVHALFPVFPAAVKIAAEYGIRGIRIVEEICLAGGPVPALKALALSAAAPVLRRRLRAHGIMAAARFRGLCVSGCMTRRRLEAVLERLEGVCEIMVHPGRMTPELLALDRMTGCAYVRNHRRLELEALLDEGPKRILKRRGIALTTYGEL, from the coding sequence ATGATACGACGAGCCATCATCAATGCCGACGACTTCGGTCTCTGCCGAGGGGTCAACGAAGGCATCATCGAGGCCCACGATTCCGGGATTCTCAGCAGCGCCTCGCTGATGGTCAATATGCCCGGATTCGATCATGCGGTCGAACTGGCCCGCGGCCGGCCGAAACTGGGCGTGGGCGTTCACCTCAATATCATCCGCGGTGTTCCGGTCGCCCCGCCCGGCCGCGTGGCCGGGCTTCTCTGCGCCTCCGGCTCATTCACGGGAAGTCCTTATACGGTATTAAAAAGGCTCATGTCCGGAGAGCTGTGTCGGGCCGAAATCGAAAGGGAATTCCGGGCCCAGGTCGAAAAAGTCCTGGCCTCGGGAATCGTCCCCGACCATCTCGACAGTGAAAAACATGTCCACGCCCTGTTTCCCGTTTTTCCCGCGGCGGTGAAAATCGCCGCGGAATACGGCATCCGGGGCATCCGCATTGTTGAGGAGATTTGCCTGGCCGGCGGGCCGGTTCCGGCCCTCAAGGCCCTGGCGTTATCCGCCGCCGCTCCGGTTTTGCGACGGCGCCTGCGGGCTCATGGTATAATGGCCGCCGCGCGTTTCCGGGGCCTCTGTGTCAGCGGTTGCATGACACGCCGGCGCCTCGAAGCCGTTCTCGAACGGTTGGAAGGCGTCTGCGAAATCATGGTCCATCCGGGACGCATGACGCCGGAGCTCCTTGCGCTCGACAGGATGACGGGATGCGCCTATGTCCGCAATCATCGGAGGCTCGAACTGGAGGCGCTCCTGGATGAAGGTCCGAAGAGAATCCTGAAGCGCCGAGGCATTGCGCTGACGACCTATGGAGAGCTCTGA